The following coding sequences lie in one Eschrichtius robustus isolate mEscRob2 chromosome 10, mEscRob2.pri, whole genome shotgun sequence genomic window:
- the CAMSAP1 gene encoding calmodulin-regulated spectrin-associated protein 1 yields MVDAGGCPAGEGWRRMEAAPDGAVDIVPLDRYDPARAKIAANLQWICAKAYGRDDIPEDLRDPFYVDQYEQEHIKPPVIKLLLSSELYCRVCSLILRGDQVAALQGHQSVVQALSRRGIYVMEGDDTPVTEPELSRAPIKMSAHMAMVDALMMAYTVEMISIEKVVASVKRFSTFSASKELPYDLEDAMVFWVNKVNLKMREITEKEVKLKQQLLESPAHQKVRYRREHLSTRQPPYFPLLEDLMRDGSHGAALLAVVHYYCPEQMKLDDICLKEVTSMADSLYNIRLLREFSNEYLNKCFYLTLEDMLYAPLVLKPNVMVFIAELFWWFENVKPDFVQPRDVQELKDAKSVSHPRSTRPPVPISNATKRSFLGSPAAASPADSQPPTQLHHLHLEEPELLGKGPSAFSPSHPLLPLRQKQQKTVQGEDPPDQRHRSNSLTRVDGQPRGASIAWTEKKNRPVSQPAPFALHHAVSCDVDPGSGDSVSLARSISKDSLASSVIHLTPQNQPQPAALRTDGKSLLNNVDIEDEDEELLAIVRTDVAHQGADSGLMASARSPQRLADALESQPDSFFLEPLMPAVLRPAKEKQAVTKEDECGEGRPRGFTSRRSGEGHQPPGRKKAPGSHVSRDLNRTFTPISCSELPTGFDPTPTEAGPQAAGDARGGPPAGGAFSLPSQGQPADGFFLHAGRADEDGEGRLSTSCAQRPSTLGPEAWAILRQDSDSDVADLEGAEQDFAGEERPAAGAGYGGEEESAKLQADLEVKEHEDKDAASGRSSPCLSQLSSVSVASGSVKMTSFAERKLHRLNSCETKSSTSSSQKTTPDTSESCPAPLTTWKQRGEQSPSWQGGDQASLLASELVQLHMQLEEKRRAIEAQKKKVEALSARQRLKLGKAAFLHVVRRGRADAAPRPLRAGASAGEHSQHNGDDFDGGVSRVGDFLGKEEGRGDLLGPPDVDGEDLALVQQHQRKDPAALPDLERSKALSAVLLEAVEGVDVGVDVGECDLSIEKLNETISTLQQAILRISQQQEQLLLTSPAVPTPGPRSNSQDPKVKGAVHFVEPLSPTALAGHRKPPRLGPGRNSRSGRPTELKVPKERPQGSSRSKALTPGVEAAPRLRSIPARTPSDPGWDGVADPGSDPHEECCFAGYRLHDESNQRTFVLPSSRDASVTSEQMSFREVLEDGVRGAGLGALSGPGNGGAPLDGPPRSKASLIEVDLSDLKAPDDDGGTEGRHSSADLASEGDQKPGVGFFFKDEQKADDELARKRAAFLLKQQRKAEEARMRRQQLEVEVELRRDEARRKAEEDRIRKEEEKARRELIKQEYLRRKQQQILEEQGLGKPKSRPRKPRPKSVHREEPSSDSGPKSTPPPDDLSRAQSGSSLSLASATTTEPESVHSGGTPSQRVESLEALPILSRNPSRSTDRDWETASAASSLASVAEYTGPKLFKEPSSKSNKPIIHNAISHCCLAGKVNEPHKNSILEELEKCDANHYIILFRDAGCQFRALYCYYPDTEEIYKLTGTGPKSITKKMIDKLYKYSSDRKQFNLIPAKTMSVSVDALTIHNHLWQPKRPPVPKKTQTRK; encoded by the exons ATGACATCCCGGAGGACCTCAGGGACCCCTTCTACGTCGACCAGTACGAGCAGGAGCACATCAAGCCTCCGGTCATCAAGCTCCTGCTGTCCAGCGAGCTGTACTGCCGCGTCTGCAGCCTCATCCTCAGAGGGGACCAGGTGGCCGCTCTGCAGGGGCACCAGTCTGTCGTCCAGGCCCTGTCCCGGAGAGGGATTTACGTGATGGAGGGCGACGACACGCCCGTGACGGAGCCCGAGCTCAGCCGCGCGCCCATAAAGATG AGCGCCCACATGGCGATGGTGGACGCGCTCATGATGGCCTACACCGTGGAGATGATCAGCATTGAGAAGGTGGTGGCCAGCGTCAAGCGCTTCTCCACGTTCAGTGCCTCGAAAGAGCTTCCCTACGACCTTGAGGACGCCATGGTCTTCTGGGTCAACAAG GTAAATCTTAAAATGAGAGAGATAACAGAGAAAGAAGTTAAGTTAAAACAGCAGTTATTGGAAAGTCCAGCTCATCAAAAG GTGCGCTACCGCCGAGAGCACCTGTCAACGAGGCAGCCGCCCTACTTCCCGCTGCTGGAGGACCTGATGCGGGACGGCAGCCACGGGGCTGCTCTTTTGGCCGTGGTCCACTACTACTGCCCGGAGCAGATGAAGCTGGACG ATATATGCTTGAAAGAGGTAACATCGATGGCGGACAGTCTGTATAATATTCGGCTTCTGAGAGAATTCTCAAATGAATATCTTAACAAGTGCTTTTATCTCACTCTAGAAGATATGCTGTATGCTCCCTTAGTGTTGAAG cCAAACGTTATGGTTTTTATTGCCGAGCTCTTCTGGTGGTTTGAGAATGTCAAACCAGACTTTGTTCAGCCCAGGGATGTTCAGGAGCTGAAAGATG CTAAATCAGTATCGCACCCCAGAAGCACTCGGCCTCCTGTTCCCATCTCCAACGCCACCAAGCGCAGCTTCCTGGGCAGCCCCGCGGCGGCGAGCCCAGCCGATTCGCAGCCCCCCACCCAGCTGCACCACCTGCACCTCGAAGAGCCTGAGCTCCT GGGGAAAGGGCCCTCTGCCTTTAGCCCATCGCATCCGTTGTTGCCACTGAGACAGAAACAGCAAAAGACAGTGCAGGGAGAGGACCCCCCTG ACCAGCGACACCGATCTAATTCCTTAACCCGAGTCGACGGTCAGCCCCGAGGAGCATCAATAGcatggacagaaaaaaaaaacag GCCTGTGTCTCAGCCAGCGCCCTTTGCTCTCCATCACGCTGTGAGCTGCGACGTGGACCCAGGCTCTGGCGACAGTGTCAGCCTGGCCCGCTCCATCAGCAAGGACAGCTTGGCGTCCAGTGTCATTCATCTGACCCCGCAGAACCAGCCCCAGCCCGCAGCCCTCAGGACCGATGGAAAAAGCCTCCTGAACAATGTCGATATTGAGGACGAGGATGAGGAGCTCCTGGCCATCGTTAGGACGGACGTGGCTCATCAGGGCGCTGACTCCGGCCTGATGGCAAGTGCCAGGTCTCCCCAGAGGCTGGCAGACGCCTTAGAAAGTCAGCCCGACAGTTTCTTCCTGGAGCCACTGATGCCGGCCGTGCTCAGGCCAGCCAAGGAGAAGCAGGCGGTCACCAAGGAGGATGAGTGCGGAGAGGGGCGGCCGAGGGGCTTCACGTCCAGGAGGTCCGGCGAGGGCCACCAGCCTCCTGGGCGGAAGAAGGCGCCCGGCAGTCACGTCAGTCGAGACTTAAATAGGACTTTCACCCCGATCTCCTGTTCAGAGCTTCCCACGGGCTTCGACCCCACGCCCACTGAGGCGGGGCCGCAGGCAGCGGGGGACGCCCGTGGCGGGCCCCCGGCCGGCGGCGCTTTCAGTCTGCCATCTCAGGGACAGCCAGCCGATGGCTTCTTCCTTCACGCGGGCAGAGCTGACGAGGACGGGGAGGGCAGGCTGTCCACGAGCTGTGCGCAGCGCCCCAGCACCCTTGGCCCGGAGGCCTGGGCCATCCTGAGGCAGGACTCTGACTCCGACGTCGCGGACCTGGAAGGAGCCGAGCAGGACTTCGCCGGTGAGGAGCGCCCCGCGGCGGGGGCCGGGTACGGGGGGGAGGAGGAGTCGGCGAAGCTGCAGGCGGACCTGGAAGTGAAGGAGCACGAGGACAAGGACGCCGCCAGTGGCCGCTCCAGCCCGTGTCTCAGCCAGCTCAGCAGCGTCTCCGTGGCCAGCGGGAGCGTGAAGATGACCAGCTTTGCCGAGAGGAAGCTTCACAGGCTCAACAGCTGTGAGACCAAGTCGAGCACGAGCAGCTCCCAGAAGACCACGCCCGACACCTCGGAGAGCTGCCCGGCCCCGCTGACCACGTGGAAGCAGAGGGGCGAGCAGAGCCCGAGCTGGCAGGGCGGCGACCAGGCCAGCCTGCTGGCTTCCGAGCTGGTGCAGCTGCACATGCAGCTGGAGGAGAAGCGCCGGGCCATCGAGGCGCAGAAGAAGAAGGTGGAGGCGCTCTCGGCGCGGCAGCGCCTGAAGCTGGGCAAGGCGGCCTTCCTGCACGTGGTCAGGAGGGGCCGGGCCGACGCCGCCCCCCGGCCGCTGAGAGCGGGGGCCTCGGCGGGAGAGCATTCCCAGCACAACGGGGACGACTTCGACGGTGGCGTGTCCCGCGTGGGAGACTTCCTTggcaaggaggaggggaggggagacctCCTGGGGCCTCCTGACGTGGACGGAGAGGACCTGGCTCTGGTCCAGCAGCATCAACGGAAGGACCCCGCCGCCCTCCCCGATCTGGAGCGGAGCAAGGCGCTGTCGGCGGTGCTCCTGGAGGCCGTCGAGGGTGTGGACGTGGGCGTGGACGTGGGCGAGTGCGACCTGTCCATCGAGAAGCTGAACGAGACCATCAGCACGCTGCAGCAGGCCATCCTCAGGATCTCCCAGCAGCAGGAGCAGCTGCTGCTCACGTCCCCCGCGGTGCCCACGCCGGGCCCCAGGAGCAACTCCCAGGACCCCAAGGTCAAGGGGGCCGTCCACTTTGTTGAGCCGCTCTCTCCGACCGCACTGGCCGGCCACCGCAAGCCCCCCCGTCTCGGTCCGGGTCGGAATTCCCGTTCAGGAAGACCGACTGAGCTGAAGGTGCCGAAAGAGCGGCCGCAGGGCTCCTCCCGAAGCAAGGCCCTCACACCTGGTGTCGAGGCCGCCCCTCGCTTACGGTCCATCCCCGCCCGGACGCCCTCTGACCCGGGCTGGGACGGGGTCGCCGACCCTGGGAGTGACCCCCACGAGGAGTGCTGCTTCGCCGGTTACAGGCTCCACGATGAGAGCAACCAGCGGACATTTGTCTTGCCCTCCTCCAGGGATGCCAGTGTCACCTCGGAACAGATGAGCTTCAGGGAGGTTCTGGAAGACGGCGTGAGGGGGGCGGGGCTAGGTGCCCTCAGCGGGCCAGGAAACGGGGGCGCGCCCCTGGATGGGCCCCCGAGGAGCAAGGCTAGCCTCATCGAGGTGGACCTCTCCGACCTGAAGGCCCCCGACGATGATGGGGGGACGGAAGGCCGCCACAGCTCTGCGGACCTCGCCAGCGAGGGCGACCAGAAGCCGGGGGTCGGCTTCTTCTTCAAG GACGAACAGAAGGCGGACGACGAGCTCGCCAGGAAGCGGGCAGCCTTCCTTCTGAAGCAGCAGCGCAAGGCCGAGGAGGCCCGCATGCGGCGGCAGCAGCTGGAGGTGGAGGTCGAGCTCAGGAGAGACGAGGCACG GCGTAAAGCGGAGGAAGATCGGATCcgcaaggaggaggagaaggcgcGGCGGGAGCTCATCAAGCAGGAGTACCTGCGGCGGAAGCAGCAGCAGATTCTGGAGGAGCAGGGCCTGGGGAAACCCAAGTCCAGGCCCCGGAAGCCGCGGCCCAAGTCCGTGCATCGGGAGGAGCCCAGCAGCGATTCGGGACCCAAGAGCACCCCCCCAC CGGATGACCTGAGCCGGGCCCAGTCGGGCTCCAGCCTGTCCTTGGCCTCCGCAACGACCACAGAGCCCGAGAGCGTGCATTCGGGGGGCACGCCTTCCCAGCG AGTCGAGTCCCTGGAAGCCTTGCCCATCCTGAGCCGCAACCCCAGCAGGAGCACCGACAGAGACTGGGAGACGGCGTCCGCCGCGTCCTCCCTTGCCTCGGTGGCCGAGTACACAG GTCCCAAGCTGTTTAAGGAGCCTAGCAGCAAATCAAACAAACCGATTATTCACAATGCTATATCCCATTGCTGTCTGGCCGGAAAGGTGAATGAACCTCACAAGAATTCAATATTAGAG GAGCTGGAGAAGTGTGACGCGAATCACTACATCATACTGTTTCGTGACGCCGGCTGCCAGTTCAGGGCACTTTATTGCTACTATCCCGACACTGAAGAAATCTACAAACTGACTGGCACGGGGCCAAAGAGCATCACCAAGAAGATGATCGACAAACTGTATAAATACAGCTCAGACCGAAAACAGTTCAACCTGATCCCGGCCAAAACCATGTCCGTCAGTGTGGACGCGCTCACCATCCATAACCACTTGTGGCAGCCCAAGCGGCCCCCGGTGCCAAAGAAGACGCAGACTCGGAAATGA